TCTATGAGTACTTCACCAAGATTGCCTCCAGGTACCCCAGCCACCTCCCTGCCAGCTCCAGTCACTCCTCTGTCGTGTCACAACCACACCATACCCTGCCTGCATGATGCACTCTTGGCATGGGGAAATGCCTTCTGTCAGTGTCCAATGTCTGCTGTGAACTCACATGTGGTTTCGGCCCCCGATTTTTTCTCTTTCGGGGTCCCAGACTTGTATTTTGGGCATTAGCTCACAGCTGTTTTGAGCTCTGACTCCAAGGTCTTCACTGGTTAGATCAGGATTCTAGAGGGGGCCTGAGGTGGGGACGTCCCCCACAGCTCCCCAGCCCAGCTGGGACACAGCTGTCCTTCGTGGTTCCAATTTGAAACCAACCACATATCACACTGAAGATGGTGAGGGTGCTAACCTCTGCCAGGTCCTAGAAATGGCTCCTAGTTGCTATAATCTGGCATCCAAGTGGTTAAAGACACCAAATATTTGGGTGCACATCCAAGCTTTGCCACTTACTGCCTTCGTGAAGCTTCCTAGCCCTTAGTCTCCTGGTTtgtaaaatagggaaaatatGCTTAGATCAGTGTCCACCTTACAAAGTGTTAGCCATTGCTACCACCAGAGTTAGGGAGGTCAGTGTCGGGGTAGATTTGAAGCTGGAGGTGAAGGTAGGAGTAagtaatagattttagaattagtgCTCAGAGCTAAAATATCCAGTCCGTGAACTTAGAGGCCAGCCTTCATACCACTGTGATGACAGGAACTACCCTAATCCTTTCTGTCCTTTTCTCTCTGCTGTCCCTCGGGCTGCCAGGCCAGCAGCAACACCCACAGGTAATCTCCCCGCTGACTCCATCCACttgctctgccctctgccctctctgTGCCCCGTTGCACCTGAGCGTACACCCCAGCAGTGGCATCCAGCTCATCTGCCCCTGAGCTTTCTCCTTTCGCAGAGACCCAGGTTGTTCCCAAATACAGGCCAGGTTGGGGCAGCCTCTGCGGCCTTAATTCACAGCTAAGCTATTTAGCTTCCAGCTGGGAGAGGggtgggagaggccaggcagtctGAAGGGCTTCCTGGGGGCTCTCCACCAATGGTATGGGATGCTCTGCCCACAGCCTGTTTGAGAGTGGCATCAACTGGGGCCGTGTGGTGGCTCTTCTGGCTTTCGGCTACCGTATGGCCCTACACGTCTACCAGCACGGCCTGACTGGCTTCCTGGGCCAGGTGACCCGCTTCGTGGTTGACTTCGTGCTGCATCGCTGCATTGCCCGGTGGATTGCACAGAGGGGTGGCTGGGTGAGTATCCAAGGATTGCAATGTCCTCCTTGCTGTTGGGGCTGCCTCtctcccaggccccaccccttCCTTGGGTTCCTATATCTTCTGCCAGCCTCTCTGTGACCACCTTGTTTCTCCCGGCAGGTGGCAGCCCTGGACTTGGGCAATGGTCCCATCCTGAACGTGCTGGTGGTTCTGGGTGTGGTTCTGTTGGGCCAGTTTGTGGTACGAAGATTCTTCAAATCATGACTACCAAGGGTGCCCTTTGGGGTCCCAGTTCAGACCCCTGCCTGGACTTAAGCCaaatctttgccttcttcactccCTTGCAGGGGTCCCCCCTCAAGAGTACAGAAGCTTTAGCAAGTGTGCACTCCAGCTTCGGAGGGCCCCTGCATGGGGGCCAGTCAGGCTGCAGAGGCACCTCAACATTGCATGGTGCTAGTGGGCCCTCTCTCTGGGCCCAGGGGCTGTGGCCTCCTCCCTCGGCTCTCTGGGACCTCCTTAGCCCTGTCTGCTAGGCGCTGGGGAGACTGATAACTTGGGGAGGCAAGAGACTGGGAGCCACTTCTCCCCAGAAAGTGTTTAACGGTTTTAGCTTTTTATAATACCGTTGTGAGAGCCCATTCCCACCATTCTACCTGAGGCCAGGACGTCTGGGGTGTGGGGGTTGGTGGGTCCATGTTCCCCAGGATTCAGCTATTCTGGAAGATCAGCACCCTAAGAGATGGGACTAGGACTTGAGCCTGGTCCTGGCCCTCCCTAAGCATCATGTGTCCCAGGAGCAGGACCTACTAGGAGAGGGGGGCCAAGGTCCTGCTCAACTCTCCCCCTGCTCCCATTCCTCCCTCCGGCCATACTGCCTTTGC
The window above is part of the Symphalangus syndactylus isolate Jambi chromosome 23, NHGRI_mSymSyn1-v2.1_pri, whole genome shotgun sequence genome. Proteins encoded here:
- the BAK1 gene encoding bcl-2 homologous antagonist/killer translates to MASGQGPGPPRQECGEPALPSASEEQVARDTEEVFRSYVFYRHQQEQEAEGAAAPADPEMVTLPLQPSSTMGQVGRQLAIIGDDINRRYDSEFQTMLQHLQPTAENVYEYFTKIASSLFESGINWGRVVALLAFGYRMALHVYQHGLTGFLGQVTRFVVDFVLHRCIARWIAQRGGWVAALDLGNGPILNVLVVLGVVLLGQFVVRRFFKS